From one Sphaeramia orbicularis chromosome 9, fSphaOr1.1, whole genome shotgun sequence genomic stretch:
- the grsf1 gene encoding G-rich sequence factor 1 isoform X1, translating to MSGNGKALLFLLQRSVRAAQINTGVRTTGTAVLTGVRTTGTLPVRFIQHRTWASVGPRSLCGPRSAIHTPLLGLCTRTEAPVADEYPPLPEYHSESEPQKKEVYVIQVKGLPWSCTAQDLLQFFSECRVRDGLKGIHLTTDRRGRPSGQAFIEMGDEEDITKALQKHRQYLGPRYVEVYEITNSDAEAILKRAVQNPSTDAVVRLRGLPYTSTEADIAQFFSGLDIMDKGIIIVTDRRGRNSGEAYVQFCSQEAADEALSRDREMIGNRYIEVFPSGRDEILSSRRNSGPVSGSPQTSSVSSHPRPVSAMQTPRRQGSHIASGSQLHYVHMRGLPFSVSGEQIVQFFSPLVVSKILMEYGRDGKSNGEADVYFSCHQEAVAAMSKDRMHIGERYIELYLNSEPDSKKVNTDPNDEHSQRSYIYFTD from the exons ATGTCCGGAAACGGTAAAGCGCTGTTGTTTTTACTGCAGAGAAGTGTCCGCGCCGCTCAGATTAACACCGGGGTCCGAACCACGGGGACAGCGGTTCTAACCGGGGTCCGAACCACGGGGACATTACCGGTCCGCTTCATTCAGCACAGAACATGGGCATCAGTCGGACCACGGAGCCTGTGTGGGCCTCGGTCCGCCATCCACACCCCCCTGCTCGGCCTCTGTACCAGG ACCGAGGCCCCCGTTGCGGATGAATACCCTCCACTGCCCGAGTACCACAGTGAgtcagaaccacagaagaaggaGGTCTACGTCATCCAGGTCAAAGGTCTGCCCTGGTCCTGCACAGCCCAGGACCTGCTCCAGTTCTTCTCAG AGTGCAGAGTCCGTGATGGGTTGAAGGGGATCCACCTGACCACTGACAGACGGGGGAGGCCGTCTGGACAAGCCTTCATTGAAATGGGTGATGAGGAGGACATAACCAAAGCTCTGCAGAAACACAGACAGTACCTTGGACCACGATACGTTGAAG tttatgagataaCGAACAGCGATGCCGAGGCCATCCTGAAGAGGGCGGTGCAGAATCCATCTACAGATGCCGTGGTTCGTCTCCGAGGTCTGCCTTACACCTCCACCGAGGCTGACATCGCACAGTTCTTCTCAG GTTTGGACATTATGGACAAAGGGATCATCATTGTGACCGACCGCAGAGGCAGGAACTCTGGAGAGGCTTATGTACAGTTCTGTTCTCAGGAGGCGGCAGATGAAGCTCTGAGCAGAGACCGAGAGATGATCGGAAACAG ATATATCGAGGTGTTTCCCAGTGGAAGGGATGAGATTCTTTCCAGCCGGAGGAACTCAGGACCAGTATCGGGTTCacctcagaccagttcagtctcttCACACCCCAGACCGGTATCTGCCATGCAGACCCCTCGCAGACAag GTTCACATATTGCCTCGGGGTCGCAGCTGCATTATGTCCATATGCGAGGTCTGCCTTTCTCGGTGTCAGGAGAACAGATCGTACAG TTCTTCTCTCCTCTGGTGGTCTCTAAAATCTTGATGGAGTATGGTCGTGACGGTAAATCGAACGGAGAGGCCGACGTTTACTTCAGTTGCCACCAGGAGGCAGTAGCAGCCATGTCCAAAGACAGAATGCACATTG GTGAACGATATATTGAATTATACCTGAACTCTGAACCAGACTCAAAGAAG GTGAACACTGATCCCAATGACGAACACTCACAACgcagttatatttattttacagactGA
- the grsf1 gene encoding G-rich sequence factor 1 isoform X2: MSGNGKALLFLLQRSVRAAQINTGVRTTGTAVLTGVRTTGTLPVRFIQHRTWASVGPRSLCGPRSAIHTPLLGLCTRTEAPVADEYPPLPEYHSESEPQKKEVYVIQVKGLPWSCTAQDLLQFFSECRVRDGLKGIHLTTDRRGRPSGQAFIEMGDEEDITKALQKHRQYLGPRYVEVYEITNSDAEAILKRAVQNPSTDAVVRLRGLPYTSTEADIAQFFSGLDIMDKGIIIVTDRRGRNSGEAYVQFCSQEAADEALSRDREMIGNRYIEVFPSGRDEILSSRRNSGPVSGSPQTSSVSSHPRPVSAMQTPRRQGSHIASGSQLHYVHMRGLPFSVSGEQIVQFFSPLVVSKILMEYGRDGKSNGEADVYFSCHQEAVAAMSKDRMHIGERYIELYLNSEPDSNSR, translated from the exons ATGTCCGGAAACGGTAAAGCGCTGTTGTTTTTACTGCAGAGAAGTGTCCGCGCCGCTCAGATTAACACCGGGGTCCGAACCACGGGGACAGCGGTTCTAACCGGGGTCCGAACCACGGGGACATTACCGGTCCGCTTCATTCAGCACAGAACATGGGCATCAGTCGGACCACGGAGCCTGTGTGGGCCTCGGTCCGCCATCCACACCCCCCTGCTCGGCCTCTGTACCAGG ACCGAGGCCCCCGTTGCGGATGAATACCCTCCACTGCCCGAGTACCACAGTGAgtcagaaccacagaagaaggaGGTCTACGTCATCCAGGTCAAAGGTCTGCCCTGGTCCTGCACAGCCCAGGACCTGCTCCAGTTCTTCTCAG AGTGCAGAGTCCGTGATGGGTTGAAGGGGATCCACCTGACCACTGACAGACGGGGGAGGCCGTCTGGACAAGCCTTCATTGAAATGGGTGATGAGGAGGACATAACCAAAGCTCTGCAGAAACACAGACAGTACCTTGGACCACGATACGTTGAAG tttatgagataaCGAACAGCGATGCCGAGGCCATCCTGAAGAGGGCGGTGCAGAATCCATCTACAGATGCCGTGGTTCGTCTCCGAGGTCTGCCTTACACCTCCACCGAGGCTGACATCGCACAGTTCTTCTCAG GTTTGGACATTATGGACAAAGGGATCATCATTGTGACCGACCGCAGAGGCAGGAACTCTGGAGAGGCTTATGTACAGTTCTGTTCTCAGGAGGCGGCAGATGAAGCTCTGAGCAGAGACCGAGAGATGATCGGAAACAG ATATATCGAGGTGTTTCCCAGTGGAAGGGATGAGATTCTTTCCAGCCGGAGGAACTCAGGACCAGTATCGGGTTCacctcagaccagttcagtctcttCACACCCCAGACCGGTATCTGCCATGCAGACCCCTCGCAGACAag GTTCACATATTGCCTCGGGGTCGCAGCTGCATTATGTCCATATGCGAGGTCTGCCTTTCTCGGTGTCAGGAGAACAGATCGTACAG TTCTTCTCTCCTCTGGTGGTCTCTAAAATCTTGATGGAGTATGGTCGTGACGGTAAATCGAACGGAGAGGCCGACGTTTACTTCAGTTGCCACCAGGAGGCAGTAGCAGCCATGTCCAAAGACAGAATGCACATTG GTGAACGATATATTGAATTATACCTGAACTCTGAACCAGACTCAAA ttccagGTGA
- the rufy3 gene encoding protein RUFY3 isoform X3: protein MSDLTPQSETPTPTTDKITQAARETIYLCNFRVSVDGEWLCLRELNDISLTPDPEPAHEDPKDPIAIERLNLMNMAKLSIKGLIESALNLGRTLDSDYAPLQQFFVVMEHCLKHGLKTKKTFLGQNKSFWGALELVEKLTPEAGEITASVKDLPGLKTPLGRGRAWLRLALMQKKLSDYMKTIINRKDLLSEFYEPNALMMEEEGAVIAGLLVGLNVIDANLCMKGEDLDSQVGVIDFSMYLKDGGHSSKSTEGDGQITAILDQKNYVEELNRHLSASVNNLQAKVDALEKSNTKLTEELAVANNRIITLQEDVERVKEESSYQLESRKALRSDSAADGQTLGETRKQLKEETVLRLDVEKELEVQIGMKQEMELSMKMLEKDICEKQDALVELRQQLEDLRAINQQISHKTQSAEASSKQKSEVIARLEEKINQMTGTVKQLETRCRQVEKEKDLALEANRLFKQEFGDKIDSLQEEVEQLRKHRSKLEQELRRISTPSRDTKQPDNMAKSFPESPLMKKDSDQFHQGQEDKSSLSSSLSLSQHEDEQVRFHRDELVVEVSLPSHCTRCEHPDSLMKVKRQCKNCGGVFCESCVSYELPLPSSIQPENVCDACYCQLLQQYASTPT, encoded by the exons ATGTCTGATCTGACGCCTCAGAGCGAAACCCCGACTCCTACCACCGACAAGATCACCCAGGCTGCCCGCGAGACCATTTATCTCTGCAACTTTCGCGTGTCTGTTGATGGCGAATGGCTGTGTCTGCGCGAGCTCAACGACATCTCCCTCACCCCAGACCCAGAGCCGGCACATGAAG ATCCCAAGGATCCCATCGCTATTGAGAGGCTTAACTTGATGAACATGGCCAAACTGAGCATTAAAGGTCTCATCGAGTCCGCTCTGAACCTGGGTCGTACACTGGATTCTGACTATGCACCTCTGCAGCAGTTCTTTGTGGTGATGGAACACTGTCTGAAACATGGGTTGAAAA CCAAGAAGACTTTTCTGGGTCAGAACAAGTCCTTCTGGGGTGCATTGGAGCTGGTGGAGAAGCTGACGCCTGAAGCAGGAGAGATCACTGCCAGTGTAAAAGACCTGCCAGGTCTAAA GACTCCTCTGGGCAGAGGCAGAGCCTGGTTACGACTGGCCCTGATGCAGAAGAAGCTGTCTGACTACATGAAGACCATCATCAACAGAAAGGACCTGCTCAG TGAGTTTTATGAGCCAAATGCACTTATGATGGAGGAGGAAGGAGCAGTGATTGCTGGGCTGCTCGTTGGACTAAATGTCATTGATGCTAATCTGTGCATGAAGGGAGAAGACCTGGACTCCCAG GTGGGAGTGATTGACTTTTCCATGTACCTGAAAGATGGAGGACACAGCAGTAAGAGTACAGAGGG GGATGGTCAGATCACAGCGATCCTGGATCAGAAGAACTATGTGGAGGAGCTGAACAGGCATTTAAG CGCGTCGGTAAATAACCTCCAGGCCAAAGTCGACGCTCTGGAAAAGTCCAACACAAAGCTCACAGAAGAA CTTGCAGTGGCAAATAACAGGATCATTACTTTACAAGAGGATGTGgaaagagtaaaggaggagagcTCATATCAGCTGGAGTCCAGAAAG GCCTTAAGAAGTGACTCTGCAGCAGATGGACAGACGCTGGGAGAAACACGCAAGCAGCTCAAAGAGGAAACTGTGCTGCGATTG GACGTGGAGAAAGAGCTAGAGGTACAGATTGGGATGAAGCAGGAGATGGAGTTGTCCATGAAGATGCTGGAGAAGGACATCTGTGAGAAGCAGGATGCTCTGGTGGAGCTTCGACAGCAGCTGGAAGACCTGAGGGCCATCAATCAGCAGATCAGCCACAAGACACAG AGCGCAGAGGCCAGTTCTAAACAGAAGAGTGAAGTCATTGCCCGCCTGGAGGAGAAAATCAACCAGATGACCGGGACTGTAAAACAGCTGGAGACCAG ATGCAGACAGGTTGAGAAAGAGAAGGATCTGGCTTTAGAGGCCAACCGCCTCTTTAAACAGGAGTTTGGAGATAAAATCGACAGTCTGCAGGAGGAGGTGGAGCAGCTCCGGAAACACAG GTCTAAACTGGAGCAGGAGTTGAGAAGAATCAGTACACCAAGCAGGGACACAAAACAGCCTGACAATATGGCAAAA AGTTTCCCAGAGTCTCCGTTGATGAAGAAGGACAGTGATCAGTTCCACCAGGGACAGGAGGACAAATCCAGTCTGAGCTCCAGTTT GTCTTTGTCACAGCATGAGGATGAACAGGTGAGGTTTCACCGG GACGAGTTGGTTGTGGAGGTCAGTCTGCCTTCACACTGCACCAGATGTGAACATCCAGACTCCCTGATGAAGGTTAAG AGACAGTGTAAGAACTGCGGTGGTGTTTTCTGTGAGAGCTGTGTGTCCTACGAGCTGCCTTTACCTTCATCCATTCAACCAGAGAATGTGTGTGATGCCTGCTACTGTCAGTTACTGCAACAGTACGCCTCCACCcccacatga